From one Dermacentor andersoni chromosome 1, qqDerAnde1_hic_scaffold, whole genome shotgun sequence genomic stretch:
- the LOC126546905 gene encoding annexin A13-like isoform X4 gives MSSDSTAGYYSSSSPGGYPPSSPGGYPPSQPGGYPRRSSSMAMLMPGAPPLYSLHGSPSLPDMPTQARSFPTPSLSSTSIGYPTDPYPPPSALPPASSRPGYEPPTAAGYPMSGYSSSGRAATGYSTLGYACPESGAQYASASSGTTSGGTKVYEASPGYYGGSGARTSCYSPGRGTIKTYRNFDVHQDVDALRKALKGWTTDHAAVIDILCARSDYQRQEIVKVYKQSFGRDLMGDTKSTMRSNFEDIIIGLLYPLHEYLARELRKAIAGLGTDEECLIEILCTHSNEDIRLIKDYYHRIFNKELEKDIIGDTSGDFRRLLVSMCNGQREEHAPLDPARARSDANQLYRAGVLRWGTDVSAFNRIIANQSYEQLRLVFREYNTLANHTVMEAIKSEMSGDLRRGFLAIVKCVYSPPFYFAEKLYHSIKGLGTNDKVLKRVILSRCERDLELIKEEFLDKYKMTLASAIQSDTSGNYRKALLAIVGGN, from the exons ATGAGCTCAGACTCAACTGCAGGCTACTATTCATCTTCTTCGCCAGGAGGGTACCCACCTTCTTCGCCAGGAGGGTACCCACCTTCTCAGCCAGGAGGGTATCCACGCAGAAGTTCATCAATGGCAATGCTTATGCCTGGAGCACCTCCTCTGTACTCCTTGCATGGGTCGCCCTCCTTACCTGATATGCCGACGCAAGCAAGATCGTTTCCGACCCCGTCGTTGTCGTCGACGTCGATCGGCTATCCAACCGACCCGTACCCGCCACCAAGCGCTCTTCCTCCCGCCAGTTCGCGGCCTGGTTACGAGCCGCCGACTGCTGCCGGCTACCCTATGAGCGGTTACAGTTCGAGCGGCCGCGCTGCCACCGGTTACTCTACCCTCGGATACGCCTGTCCCGAGAGCGGTGCGCAGTATGCATCGGCGTCTAGTGGAACCACCTCGGGCGGAACGAAGGTATACGAGGCTTCGCCCGGTTACTACGGCGGGTCGGGGGCCCGAACCTCCTGCTATTCTCCAGGACGG GGAACCATAAAGACGTACAGGAACTTCGATGTCCATCAAGATGTCGATGCGCTCAGGAAAGCCTTGAAAGGATGGA CCACAGACCACGCTGCGGTCATCGACATCCTGTGCGCGAGATCGGACTATCAGCGGCAGGAGATAGTCAAAGTCTACAAGCAATCGTTTGGACGC GACTTGATGGGCGACACGAAGTCCACCATGCGCAGTAACTTCGAGGACATTATAATCGGGCTACTCTACCCGCTGCACGAGTACCTGGCACGCGAGCTCCGCAAGGCCATCGCTGGTCTGGGCACCGACGAGGAGTGCCTCATTGAAATACTCTGCACGCACAGCAACGAAGACATCCGGCTGATCAAGGATTACTACCACCGGA TATTTAATAAAGAACTAGAGAAGGACATCATCGGCGACACATCTGGTGACTTCCGGCGTCTACTGGTGTCAATGTGTAAT GGTCAGCGGGAAGAACACGCTCCCTTGGATCCTGCTCGTGCACGCAGTGACGCTAAT CAGCTGTACCGGGCGGGCGTACTGCGCTGGGGCACGGACGTGTCGGCGTTCAACCGCATCATCGCCAACCAGAGCTACGAGCAGCTGCGCCTCGTGTTTCGCGAGTACAACACGCTCGCCAACCACACCGTCATGGAGGCCATCAAGAGCGAGATGAGCGGAGACCTCCGCCGGGGATTCCTCGCCATCG TGAAGTGCGTCTACAGTCCTCCTTTTTATTTTGCCGAAAAGCTGTACCACTCTATAAAG GGACTCGGCACCAATGACAAAGTGCTGAAGCGGGTGATATTGTCACGCTGCGAGAGGGACTTGGAGCTGATTAAAGAAGAATTCCTCGACAAATACAAGATGACACTGGCCAGTGCCATTCAG